From a single Oreochromis niloticus isolate F11D_XX linkage group LG4, O_niloticus_UMD_NMBU, whole genome shotgun sequence genomic region:
- the slc1a9 gene encoding solute carrier family 1 member 9 isoform X1: protein MTNQPTANQSNANKEKEKEENQRDDNTEIAYKDAGHCSRNTHNLLLGLTVMGVVMGAVFGMMLRYMQVTDSAALTMVSFPGEILMRMLKMLILPLIISSLITGLAGLDARSSGRMGSRAMVYYMSTTVIAAVLGVILVLGIHPGNPKLRGGNSSSTSTKNQEVSSLDAFLDLIRNLFPENLVQACFQQVQTVLKKVPVAAPNQTEPILVNRKKLEYKWGMNVLGLIGFFITFGICMGRMGERGKVMCDFFNILNEIIMTMVSMIMWYSPVGIASLIAGKIAAIGDLEVVARQLGMYMVTVIVGLVIHGGLILPAIFFAITRKSPFAFYSGIFQAWITALGTASSAGTLPVTFRCLEENLKIDKRVTRFVLPIGATINMDGTALYEAVAAIFIAQMNDITLDGGQIVTVSMTATLASVGAASIPSAGLVTMLLILTAVGLPTQDISLLIAVDWLLDRMRTSINVVGDSFGAGIVDHLSKTELTELDAAEMQTLPQEEELDFVPPPPILTEMDMVDPLKPPELPPRSPRPPKQNHHSHILSQSHSITYSPSRSVRSPSPRSISSPSPRSVCSHSPRPFRTHSPRLLRRTEPGYCVLPSHDNQIPTLPRSYRERERERERDRDRERERLRRESETEEEEERERVLGEVSDGEESDDTAYDRRHAIPPCDLP, encoded by the exons ATGACAAACCAGCCGACAGCCAACCAGTCCAACGCAAAcaaggagaaggagaaagaagaaaaccagCGAGATGACAACACGGAGATTGCCTATAAAGATGCTGGCCATTGTAGCCGCAACACACACAACCTGCTGCTGGGACTCACGGTTATGG GCGTCGTCATGGGAGCCGTTTTTGGGATGATGCTGCGGTACATGCAGGTGACAGACAGCGCCGCTCTCACAATGGTTTCCTTTCCTGGAGAAATACTCATGAGGATGCTGAAGATGCTCATCCTGCCTCTTATCATCTCCAGCCTTATCACAG GGCTTGCTGGTCTAGACGCGCGCTCCAGTGGAAGGATGGGTAGCCGAGCCATGGTGTACTACATGTCCACCACTGTAATCGCTGCCGTCCTCGGGGTCATCCTAGTGTTAGGGATCCACCCAGGGAACCCTAAACTGAGGGGAGGCAACTCATCATCCACATCCACGAAAAACCAGGAAGTCAGCAGTCTGGACGCTTTCCTTGACCTGATTCGAAACCTCTTCCCAGAAAACCTGGTGCAAGCCTGCTTCCAGCAG GTTCAGACGGTGCTGAAAAAGGTGCCGGTCGCAGCACCAAACCAAACTGAGCCCATATTagtcaacagaaaaaaactggAATACAAATGGGGCATGAACGTCCTCG GTTTAATTGGCTTCTTCATCACCTTTGGGATCTGCATGGGCCGGATGGGCGAGCGTGGGAAGGTCATGTGTGACTTCTTCAACATCCTCAATGAAATTATCATGACGATGGTGTCCATGATCATGTG GTACTCTCCTGTCGGCATCGCCTCTCTGATTGCAGGAAAGATCGCAGCTATCGGGGACTTGGAGGTGGTAGCCAGGCAGCTGGGCATGTACATGGTGACTGTCATTGTGGGTCTGGTGATCCACGGGGGCTTGATCCTACCCGCTATATTCTTTGCAATCACCAGAAAAAGCCCCTTTGCTTTCTACTCTGGGATCTTCCAGGCGTGGATCACAGCCTTGGGCACTGCTAGCAG CGCGGGGACGTTGCCGGTCACCTTCCGCTGCCTTGAGGAAAATCTGAAGATTGATAAGCGTGTGACTCGCTTTGTGCTGCCCATAGGTGCTACCATTAACATGGACGGCACCGCCTTGTATGAAGCCGTGGCCGCCATCTTTATTGCCCAAATGAATGACATCACCCTGGACGGTGGGCAGATCGTCACTGTCAG TATGACCGCCACACTGGCCAGTGTTGGAGCCGCCAGTATTCCTAGCGCTGGACTGGTAACCATGCTACTGATCCTGACAGCTGTCGGCCTGCCTACCCAGGACATCAGTCTGCTGATCGCTGTCGACTGGCTGCT TGACCGAATGCGTACCTCCATCAATGTTGTTGGCGACTCGTTCGGTGCCGGGATTGTGGATCACTTGTCAAAGACGGAGCTCACCGAACTTGATGCAGCCGAAATGCAAACGCTCCCGCAAGAGGAGGAGCTCGATTTCGTCCCTCCGCCGCCAATCCTCACGGAGATGGACATGGTCGACCCTCTCAAACCGCCCGAGCTGCCTCCTCGTTCCCCTCGCCCACCCAAACAAAACCACCACAGTCACATACTCTCCCAATCCCACTCCATCACTTACTCGCCATCCCGTTCTGTCCGGTCTCCGTCACCACGCTCCATCAGTTCTCCCTCTCCGCGTTCTGTCTGTTCCCACTCTCCCAGGCCTTTCCGTACTCATTCCCCACGCCTCCTGCGCAGGACAGAGCCGGGATATTGTGTCCTGCCCAGCCATGACAATCAG ATTCCCACACTGCCGCGCtcctacagagagagagagagggagcgagagagagacagagacagggagCGGGAGCGACTGAGGCGAGAGAGTGAaactgaggaggaagaggagagggagagggttCTGGGCGAAGTAAGCGACGGCGAGGAGAGCGATGACACCGCTTACGATCGAAGGCACGCCATCCCACCGTGCGACCTGCCGTGA
- the slc1a9 gene encoding solute carrier family 1 member 9 isoform X2 → MTNQPTANQSNANKEKEKEENQRDDNTEIAYKDAGHCSRNTHNLLLGLTVMGVVMGAVFGMMLRYMQVTDSAALTMVSFPGEILMRMLKMLILPLIISSLITGLAGLDARSSGRMGSRAMVYYMSTTVIAAVLGVILVLGIHPGNPKLRGGNSSSTSTKNQEVSSLDAFLDLIRNLFPENLVQACFQQVQTVLKKVPVAAPNQTEPILVNRKKLEYKWGMNVLGLIGFFITFGICMGRMGERGKVMCDFFNILNEIIMTMVSMIMWYSPVGIASLIAGKIAAIGDLEVVARQLGMYMVTVIVGLVIHGGLILPAIFFAITRKSPFAFYSGIFQAWITALGTASSAGTLPVTFRCLEENLKIDKRVTRFVLPIGATINMDGTALYEAVAAIFIAQMNDITLDGGQIVTVSMTATLASVGAASIPSAGLVTMLLILTAVGLPTQDISLLIAVDWLLLKAVEPCLPALSAAGAAATPQQQHCTPSVLHLAVSQNSLKIVGEIPGDMQLLLESWTGQKKVHNPSVGPVSAPLCKDTTGGMLPEPYKIISNRPLV, encoded by the exons ATGACAAACCAGCCGACAGCCAACCAGTCCAACGCAAAcaaggagaaggagaaagaagaaaaccagCGAGATGACAACACGGAGATTGCCTATAAAGATGCTGGCCATTGTAGCCGCAACACACACAACCTGCTGCTGGGACTCACGGTTATGG GCGTCGTCATGGGAGCCGTTTTTGGGATGATGCTGCGGTACATGCAGGTGACAGACAGCGCCGCTCTCACAATGGTTTCCTTTCCTGGAGAAATACTCATGAGGATGCTGAAGATGCTCATCCTGCCTCTTATCATCTCCAGCCTTATCACAG GGCTTGCTGGTCTAGACGCGCGCTCCAGTGGAAGGATGGGTAGCCGAGCCATGGTGTACTACATGTCCACCACTGTAATCGCTGCCGTCCTCGGGGTCATCCTAGTGTTAGGGATCCACCCAGGGAACCCTAAACTGAGGGGAGGCAACTCATCATCCACATCCACGAAAAACCAGGAAGTCAGCAGTCTGGACGCTTTCCTTGACCTGATTCGAAACCTCTTCCCAGAAAACCTGGTGCAAGCCTGCTTCCAGCAG GTTCAGACGGTGCTGAAAAAGGTGCCGGTCGCAGCACCAAACCAAACTGAGCCCATATTagtcaacagaaaaaaactggAATACAAATGGGGCATGAACGTCCTCG GTTTAATTGGCTTCTTCATCACCTTTGGGATCTGCATGGGCCGGATGGGCGAGCGTGGGAAGGTCATGTGTGACTTCTTCAACATCCTCAATGAAATTATCATGACGATGGTGTCCATGATCATGTG GTACTCTCCTGTCGGCATCGCCTCTCTGATTGCAGGAAAGATCGCAGCTATCGGGGACTTGGAGGTGGTAGCCAGGCAGCTGGGCATGTACATGGTGACTGTCATTGTGGGTCTGGTGATCCACGGGGGCTTGATCCTACCCGCTATATTCTTTGCAATCACCAGAAAAAGCCCCTTTGCTTTCTACTCTGGGATCTTCCAGGCGTGGATCACAGCCTTGGGCACTGCTAGCAG CGCGGGGACGTTGCCGGTCACCTTCCGCTGCCTTGAGGAAAATCTGAAGATTGATAAGCGTGTGACTCGCTTTGTGCTGCCCATAGGTGCTACCATTAACATGGACGGCACCGCCTTGTATGAAGCCGTGGCCGCCATCTTTATTGCCCAAATGAATGACATCACCCTGGACGGTGGGCAGATCGTCACTGTCAG TATGACCGCCACACTGGCCAGTGTTGGAGCCGCCAGTATTCCTAGCGCTGGACTGGTAACCATGCTACTGATCCTGACAGCTGTCGGCCTGCCTACCCAGGACATCAGTCTGCTGATCGCTGTCGACTGGCTGCT TCTCAAAGCAGTAGAGCCCTGCcttccagcactatcagcagcaggagcagcagcaacccctcaacagcaacattgtaccccatcag ttttgcatttggctgtCTCCCAGAACAGTCTCAAGATCGTGGgggagattccaggagacatGCAGTTACTTttggagagctggacagggcaAAAGAAGGTTCATAACCCATCAGTGGGACCAGtgtctgctcctttgtgcaaggaCACAACAGGAGGAATGCTGCCAGAGCCCTACAAAATAATCTCCAACAGGCCACTGGTATaa
- the kcna7 gene encoding potassium voltage-gated channel subfamily A member 1 → MDNHKGGGTDRGGGETKDKQKAEEVSDEDKQAKNKQNKLEKESSKEPRAHPRRENRRRCQWALTERLAINVSGMRYETQLRTLAQFPDSLLGDPQRRIRYFDPLRNEVFLDRNRICFDAILYFYQSGGRLRRPANIPLDMFLEELRFYELGEEIIDRFKEDEGFAKEEERPLPEKKWQQQIWKLFEYPESSSGARIIAIISVMVIVISILIFCLETLPEFRNEKERREQYSITPHPNISNKTILVPPGFTAFQDPFFIVETICICWFSFELIMRFISAPNKVHFFKDIMNIIDFFAILPYFVTVGTELAKDKGTQPSVSLALIRVIRLVRVFRIFKLSRHSKGLQILGQTLKASLRELALLIFFLFIGVILFSSAVYFAEVDSPGTNFKSIPEAFWWAVVSMTTVGYGDMCPGTVGGKLVGSMCAIAGVLTISLPVPVIVSNFSYFYHREMECEDTRVYQHVNTSLWEKEGDDDEDEEDDDGMDEWPEYMRDYAPLYGQNRAICPPINGPLLTGLCAGQVAGDQRDMGFLFKESRVTQV, encoded by the exons ATGGACAATCATAAGGGGGGAGGTACAGATCGAGGTGGAGGCGAGACAAAAGATAAACAGAAAGCTGAGGAGGTCAGCGATGAAGATAAGCAGGCCAAAAACAAGCAGAACAAGTTGGAGAAAGAGAGCAGCAAGGAGCCGAGGGCCCATCCCAGAAGGGAGAACCGCCGGCGGTGTCAGTGGGCTCTGACGGAGCGTCTGGCCATCAACGTGTCAGGGATGCGTTATGAGACCCAGCTGCGCACCCTCGCTCAGTTCCCAGACTCCCTGTTGGGTGACCCCCAGCGTCGAATTCGCTACTTCGACCCTCTGAGGAATGAAGTCTTCTTGGATAGAAACCGCATCTGCTTTGACGCCATCCTCTACTTCTATCAGTCAGGTGGGAGGCTGCGGAGGCCCGCCAACATCCCCCTGGACATGTTCCTGGAGGAGCTGCGGTTCTACGAGCTCGGAGAGGAGATCATTGACCGCTTCAAAGAGGATGAAGGCTTCgccaaagaggaggagagacctcTACCTGAAAAAAAGTGGCAGCAGCAAATCTGGAAGCTGTTTGAGTATCCGGAATCATCCAGCGGAGCCCGGATCATCGCCATCATCAGTGTCATGGTCATTGTGATCTCCATTCTCATCTTCTGCCTGGAGACCCTGCCTGAGTTCAGAAATGAAAAGGAGCGGAGGGAG CAATACTCCATCACTCCTCACCCCAACATATCAAACAAGACCATCTTGGTCCCACCTGGATTCACTGCCTTCCAGGACCCATTCTTCATAGTAGAGACAATCTGCATCTGCTGGTTCTCATTTGAACTCATCATGCGCTTCATTAGCGCTCCCAACAAGGTGCACTTTTTTAAAGACATCATGAACATCATAGACTTCTTCGCCATCCTGCCTTATTTTGTCACAGTGGGCACGGAGCTAGCAAAGGACAAAGGTACGCAGCCCTCCGTGTCTCTGGCTCTCATCAGAGTCATCAGGCTAGTGAGAGTCTTCAGGATCTTCAAGCTCTCTCGTCACTCCAAGGGCCTCCAGATCCTGGGCCAGACGCTGAAGGCCAGCCTGAGAGAGCTCGCCCTGctcatcttcttcctcttcattgGCGTCATACTCTTTTCTAGCGCTGTCTACTTCGCTGAGGTGGACAGTCCTGGAACAAACTTCAAAAGCATCCCTGAGGCCTTCTGGTGGGCAGTCGTGTCCATGACTACAGTCGGGTACGGGGACATGTGCCCGGGCACGGTTGGGGGAAAGCTGGTGGGCTCCATGTGTGCCATTGCTGGCGTGCTCACCATCTCTTTGCCTGTGCCTGTCATTGTGTCCAACTTCAGCTACTTTTACCACAGAGAGATGGAGTGCGAGGACACCAGGGTGTACCAGCATGTCAACACATCGCTCTGGGAAAAGGAaggagatgatgatgaagatgaggaggacGACGATGGAATGGATGAGTGGCCTGAATATATGAGGGATTATGCACCACTGTATGGGCAGAACAGGGCTATTTGCCCTCCGATCAATGGGCCTCTTTTGACAGGCCTTTGTGCAGGACAGGTAGCCGGGGATCAGAGAGACATGGGGTTCCTCTTTAAGGAATCTCGCGTCACTCAGGTCTGA